The nucleotide sequence TATTCAATAAATATAGAATATTGTTAATAGGAATTAATTTTTTAATAAGATTTTAAAATAAAATCTTTTAATTTTTTAGATAATTCTGTATGGTAATTAGCTATTTCTCCAATTTTTTCTAATTCTCTCTCTTTTTCGTGGTATTTTATAACTAATTTGTCATAGTCTTTTTGGAGTTTTGAAAGTTCTTTCTTTTGAGAAGATTTCATAGTTTTCATACTAAGTTTGATATCTTCCATATGAGATTCCAAATATTCTAACCTTTCTTTCAAATCTATTTTGTCTCTTTTCAAAAGTTTTCTTTCTTTTTTTAGTTTTTCGATATATTTATCTTTCTCTAAAAGTAACATTCTCTGAGTTTCAAGAGAAACCTTATTATCAATGTCATCTTTAGAATTTTTTTCTGATTTTTTGTCATTTTCATATTCTTTGAGAGTTTTTTCCAACTCTTTGATTTTTCCTTCAGATTTTTCAAATTGAAAATGATTTTCATTCAGTTTTTTCTGAAGAGACTCAATTTTATTTTCTAAATTAGTTATTTTAGCTTCAGAATCATATATTATAGAATTATTTTTTTCTATTGTAGATTTTTGGCTATTGTTTAATTCTGTTAATCCCTTATTTTCTGTCTCTAAATTATTTATTTTATCATAAAAATTTTCTATGTCTTCTAAATTAGATGAAGGAATTATTAACACTGTTTCATTGTTTTCAAATATATTATCTTCTTTTGGTATTGTTATTTGAACTTGTTCAGTATGGTATTTCTTTTTTTTCCCATCTTTAAGTGTTCTAGTGTATTCTCTCGAATATTTCTTAACAATACTTTTAATAAATTCCATAAAATTCCTCAATCAAATATCCGCAGATTTTTATCTTGTTTCATTAATAAATTTTTATTCATATAATTCAATCAATAATTCAATTATATATTTCATATAGTATATAATAATATAAATTATGAATATGTTTTTTATATTAATGTTAATTATTTATATATAATAGTTTTATCTTATTGTTTATTTTATTGTTTTAAATTACTTTTAAAAATAATTTATTTAATAATATTATCTCTATTGATATTGTATTATATATTTTCCTATATACAATGTTTAATATATTCTAATATTTAATTATTTGATATTTAATTATTTAATTATTTAATATTTAATTATTTATTATTTTATTATTTTATTATTTTTAATAATTTCAAAATTTTATTTATATTAGAAATTACATATAATATACAATTACTAAATATATAAATTATTAAATAATAATTACTAATCTATACAATTACTAATGATTTGATAATTAGAATAACTACATAATTAGATAATTTGGATGATAATATGTTTATTGTGGGAATTAGTGGAAGTCCTAGAAAAAAAGCTACTGAACATGTTTTAAGCAAAGCATTGGCTGATCTCAATGAAAAAGGTTTTGAAACTGAACTTTTTTCTGTGAGAGGGAAAAAAATTGCTCCATGCCTTCATTGTGATTACTGCTTAAAGAAGAAGGTATGTATTAATAAAGATGATATGTTTGAAGTTTATGATCTTTTTAGAAAAGCTGATGGATTTATAATGGCCAGCCCAATGTATAATGGATCTATTTCGGCCCAAATTAAAGCTATCATGGATAGATGTAGGGCACTTGGAGCTGAAGATGTAAATATGCATAAAGGAAAAATTGGAATGTCAATAGCTGTTGGAGGCGACAGAGCTGGTGGTCAAGAATTAGCTATTCAGCAGATAAACACTTTCTATATTCTCAGTGGAATTATTCCAGTTAGTGGAGGTCCTTTTGGAGCTAATCTCGGTGCTTCATTTTGGTCACAAGACACTCTTGAAGGTGTAAAGGAAGACGAATATGGTTTTAAAACACTAAATAAAACTTTAAAACGATTCATTGAATTTTTAAATAAGTATGGGGAAGATTAGGATAATTTTCTAATTTTCTTTTAAATTATTTTCTTATTTTTCTTTTATTAAAATGTCATAAAAATATTAAATAAATGATAAATTTATTCATATAATATTTAAACTTACTTTTCAGAATTTTTCAATTTTTGAAATTACCATATTCATTTTTTCAGCTATTATTTCACTTTATTTATCAGTTTAATAATCTGATTCAATTGTATTTAATAGTATTTAATTCAAAATTGGATATTTTTTATATAATATAAAATATTTTAGGGATAAGTATTTTAACTATAATGAATTAATATATTCTTTTGAAAAATCGATTGTATTAATAATTATATTAATTAACTTTAAATTAACAATAAGTATCAATAATTAGCAAAAATTAAAAATAATTAAAAATAATTAAAATTAATAAACAATAATTAAATTAACAATAATTAATTATAATAAATATAATATTATATTTATTAAATATAATCAATCGAATATTTTGAAAATATAGGATTTTTATTTATATGGTGATTTAATGTCAAAGTTAGCTAGAGGCAGTTTTTTAATTCTCATTGGAAATATAATTTTCCGATTTGGAGGATATATATATCGTTTTTTAATGGCTGCACTTCTAGGGCCTGCTTCTTATGGTATTTTGGGATTAACATTACCATTTCAAGGGATTTTTCAAGTTTTAGCTGCTGGTGGACTTCCTCCAGCTATAGCTAAATATGTATCGCAATATTCTGCTCTTGAAGAAGATGAATTAACTAGGCAAACTATTTACACTTCTTTAAAGATAATGATATTTTTAGGGCTTTTTTTTGGCCTTATAATGGTGTTTTTTGTAGCTCCTTATCTTGCATATGATTTCTTTTCTAAACCAGAAGCATTACTTCCTCTACAAGCTGTTGGTCTTATAACTCCTTTCAGTGTAATTGTTGGAGCATTTAGAGGTGCATTTCAAGGAGTATATAAGATGGAATATATTCTTTATACTCGTGCTGTTGAACAAGTATTTATGATATTATTTGCTACCGCACTTGTAATTCTCGGTATGTCTGCTTTTGGTGCTGTATTAGGGTCTGTAATTGGATTTGCACTTTCTGCTCTTTCTTCTGTTATAATATTTAAAAAATACATGTGGAAATATATTCCTCAACCATCTACTGATTTTAAATTCCCATTAAAAAAAGAACTTGATTTAGCTAAACAATTAGTTACTTTTTCTATTCCTGTAACAGTTACAGCACTAGCTGAAATGGCGATTTACAGTGTCTGTACTATTATTATGGGTAAGTTTTTAGTAGCAGATTTAATTGGTTATTTTGTAGCAGCGGATCCTATAGCTAGACTTCCATTAATAATATCTACTTCAATAGCTACTACAATTTTACCTGCTTCATCAGCTGCATTTAGTACAAAAGATCAAGGTCTTTTAAACAAGTATGTTTCTCAAGCTTATAAATATGGAATGATTTTAGTTGTTCCTATTTGTATTGGAATAGCTATGTTTGCAAAAACAATAATGTCTACAGTATATTTCACAAATTCAGATTATGCTCTAGGTGCTATGGCTTTAAGCATTCTTGTAATTGGTATGACTTTTTATTCACTCTTTACTATTTCTGCAAGTATAATTCAAGGTATAGGAAATCCAAGAATTCCAATGTATGTTCTTATTGGTGGAACAGCTCTCACAGTGGTGTTAGGTTGGTTCATGATACCTGCATTTGGAATTGAAGGAGGAGCATTAGCTACTACTATTTCATCATTTGCTATGATGATTCCAATTTTAATAATAACATTTAGATTAACTAAAGTTAATCCTCCAGTTACGTTCTTTGGAAAATTAGCAATTTCTTCAGCTATTATGGCATTATTTATTCTATTGTTACCTCAAAATATAGTTGGATTGGTTTTAGGAATAGTATTCTGTCCAATTATATATTTCATAGTTCTTACTCTTCTTAAAACATTTACTCCTGAGGACATTCAAGGAGTTAGAAGATTTTCAAATAAATTAGGGCCTTTTTCATCATTATTAAACAAGATTTTAGATATTATGGGAAGGTTTGCTTGATTTAGTATTATAACCTTTAACAACCTATTTTTATTATTTTTTTATTATTACCTTATTATTATTTTATTTTTATTATTTTATTTTCATAATATTTTTTTCATAGTATTTTCGAAACCCTATTTTTAATATTACTTTTCATGAGCTCTCTACCTAAGTCCATTTATATATAATTCACCCATTTTATATTATCTAATAATGATTTTTGGGTTTTAATAATTTTTCCAAAATCATGATTTTTATAAAAAATATGAAAAATTTGAAAATTATTTTAAAAATTTTTAGGTGGTATAATGCCAACGCAAAGATTAATTAAGCTATTCAAAAAGGATGCTTTAGTTAGAGGTATAAGAGGGAAAACTTATAAAGCTATTATTCAGGAAGGGATAAATATTCCTGAAAATCCTAACACATGTTATGTCGAATTTATAAATAAAACTCCAGTAATATCTCATTTTGATGATATCAAAGATATCCAAAAAGTTTCTTTAGAAAAAAATATTTCTGGAATTACAACACTTGAAATGTTTTCATAGATTCTATTAGAATTTAAACATTTTTAACACAAATATTTTCATGAATAATTCATGAATAATTTTAAATATTTTAAAAACAACTATCTTTTATGAAGATTTTGGCAATTGATATTGGTGCAGGAACCCAAGATATATTATTTTATAACACTGAAAAGGAGCTTGAAAACTCTATCAAATTGGTTTTACCTTCCCCTCCAGTAATTATTGTTGATAAAATTAAAAAACAAACAAATTTAGGAAATAATTTGTACTTTGATGGAACCATAATGGGTGGAGGTAAAATCAAAGGAGCTATTTTAGCACATATTGGGGCAGGATATGAAGTTGTGATGGAAGAGAATTCTGCTCGCACTATAAAAGATGATTTAAAAGTTGTTGAAAATTTAGGCATTGAAATTGTTGAGGAAGATAGCTACATATATAGTCCAAAATATTCTAACTATTCAAAAATAACCTTAAGAGATATTAATATTGATGAATTATCTTCAATAATATCTCAATTCGATATAAATTTTAATTTTGATGAAATAGCTGTTGCTGCTCAAGATCATGGCTTCAGTGAAAAAATGGGTGATAGGGACTTTCGTTTTGAAAAAATTCGCGAGAGACTATCTGAGCCTTTAGCTGTTGAAGAATTTGCTTTTAATGGAAATATTCCAGATTATTTTTCTAGAATGAAAGCTATTGAAAAATCTCTTGAGGGTTTCAATCCAATTCTTATGGATTCTAAATTTGCTTCTGTTTGTGGAGCAAGCATGGATCCAGAAGTAGCTAAACTAAATAGCTATGTTGTTATGGATATTGGTAATGGCCATACTATGGCTGCTTCTATAGAAGATGGGAAAATTCAAGGGGTCTTTGAACATCATACTTCTAGTTTAACTCCTGAAAAAATTGAAAATTTAATTGAAAAGTTAGTTCAAGGAACTATAACTCATGAAGAAGTTCATAAGGATAATGGTCATGGGGCTCATGTTATTAATCCAATATCTAAAGTTGAAAAGGTTGTTGTTACTGGACCAAGACGAAATATAATTGAACAAACTAAATTAGATTATTATAATGCTTCTCCTGGTGGAGACGTCATGATGACAGGGCCAGTTGGTCTTATTAAAGCAGTTGAATATCTTAAATAATTATTGTTCTTCTTATAATAATTGTTTTCTGTTAATATATTAATAATTTTTAAAATGAAACTCGATCCTCATATTCACAGTATTTATTCTGGAGATGCAAGAAGTAAGCCAAAGGATATTATAAAACAGGCTTCATTTCTTGGCTTAGATGCTATAGCTATAAGTGATCATAATTCAGTTGAAGGTTCTAAAATAGCTATTGAATTGTCAAAAAATATTGATAATTTATTAATTGTTCCTTCTATTGAAATCAGCTCTAGCGAAGGGCATATTCTTGGTTTTGGAGTTGAAAAAGTTATTCCTCGAGACTTATCTCCTGTGGAAACTGTTGAAAGAATCCATGATCAAGGAGGATTAGCTATTGTTCCTCATCCTTTTTCTTCATATAGGGATGGATTGTTTTTTAATAATAGAAAAGCTATTGAAAAATTAACAAACCCTGATTATTCCAATGATAGTAGTGATAATAATTATGATAATCTGAAGATAGATGGTGTTGAAGTTCTAAATGCAAGATATATTATTGGATATTCTAATTATAAATCTAATAAATTAGCTGAAAAATCAAATTTAGCTAAAATTGGTTCTAGTGATTCTCATTTTTTAGATTCTATAGGGAATTGTTATACAGAAATTAAAAATATAGATTCTGAACCAACTATTGATGATATTATTGAAGCTATTAAATCTAAAGATACAATTGCAAAAGGTACTAGAACTTCTAATAAATTGATATTAAAAGAAGTTTTTAATAAGAAAATAAGAAGAATCTATTAGTTTTTACATTTAAAAATTCATAATTACAACTTATTTTAAACAATAATATGATATAAAATACATATTCTAGAATATGATATATATTCTATAATAAAATTTATATAAATTAGATTATATATTTTAAAATAATGTTATATCAATAAAAAGATATTAAATCTTAATATAAATATATAAATTTTAATATAAATTTTAATATTGATTTAATATTATAAGGTATGTGATATTATGGATATAGAATTTTGTCAATCTTGTGGTATGCCTATGAATGATAATGATTATGGAACCAATGTAGATGGAACTACAAATAAAGATTATTGTAATCATTGTTATGATAATGGAGAATTTACTTCTGATAGAACAATGGATGATATGATTAATTTTTGTGCTCCTAAAATGGCTGAAAATACTGGCATAGATGAGTCAGAAGCTAGAAAAATAATGGAAGAAATGTTTCCTAATTTAAAACGTTGGAAAAATAATAAATAAATAGTTAAACCAGTGTTTATCATGGCAATAGAGTCAAATATAATTGATTTTTTATCAACTTACTTTTTTTCTGGATATACAATATTCAACACACTTATATATGGAATAATACTTGTTGTAGCTATATTTGGAATTATTAAGATTTTTGAGCACTATAAAATAAACCCTACTGATCTTATATTTCCTCTTATTCCATTTATTTTTCTAGGGTCTGGTGTTCGTGCACTAGTGGACAATGGAATCTATCCATATACCTGGGCTTTAATAACACCTGGAATTTACTTTATTGTAGGTGGTGCTGCAATAGTTACTCTTATATTTTCAATATATCTTCAAAAATGGAAAGATATTGATTTTAGATATACAATATTTATTATTGGCCTTATTATAGCTATTCCAAATCTTATCAATATCAATCAATTAAATTTAATAGTTATTGCTCAAATTTTGCTGATCTGGGGACTAATTACAGCAGCATTTATTATAGTAGGCAAATTTTGGCCTTTATTCTACCACAATTCTTATAATGGAAAAATAAACCTTTCAATAATTTCTGCTCATTTATTTGATGCTTCAACTACATTTATGGCTGTAGATTATTATGGTTACTTTGAACAACATGTAATTCCCAATTCTATTTATAATCTAACGGGAACAGCTATTACAATGTTTCCTCTTAAAATTATAGTTATTTGTCTAGCTTTATATTTAATTGATAAATATGTTGATGATGAAATTATTGCAGGAACTTTAAAACTAGCTATTTTTGTACTCGGCCTTGCTCCTGGAGTTAGAAACTTTTTGAGTTTAGCTATTGGTACAGCTTTTTAATAAAATTTATACTAATATTTTTTTTGATTTTCTTAAAATTTTTATACTACTTTAAACAAAAATTTTCATGTTATACTTTAGATGAATTTTCTTTCATTTTTCATTATAATTTATAATTTTATATAAAATTTAAAAAAATTATAGATAATAATGTAAAAAATTAGAAAATATTGAAAATATTGAAAATATTAAAAATACAGAAAATACAGAAAATTTAAAGATTTTAAGATTTAAAAATTAAAATGATATCAGATTTTAAGATATTAGAATTTTAAGATATAAAACATTAAAATTTAAAAAGTATTTTTTCTAAGTATAACATAATACAGAAATGAGGAATAAGTGTGCAGATAAACAACATAGAAATACCAAAAAGTGAATTGAATCTTCCAAAGACAATTAAACTTTTTGATACAACACTCCGTGACGGAGAACAAGCACCTGGGGTAGCTCTAACTGTAGATGAGAAAATACAAATTGCTCAAAAGTTAGATAACCTTGGAGTTAATACAATAGAATATGGTTTCCCTGCAGTTTCTGAGGGAGAACGAAATGCAGCTAAACAAATCAATGATTTGGGATTGAATGCAAATATTTGTGGTTTAGCTAGAGTATTAAAAAATGATATTGATGCTTTGTTGGATTGTGACTTGAGTTATGTACACACATTTATTGGAACTTCTCCTCTTCATAGAGAATATAAATTAAAAATCTCAAAAGAAGAAGTTTTAGATAAAGCAATCTCAGCTGTTGAATATGCTAAAGATCATGGAATCACAGTTGAATTTTCTGCAGAAGATTCTACTAGAACTGAAGAAGATTTCTTGCTTGAAGTTTATAAGGCCATAGAATCTGCTGGTGCCGATGTGATTAATGTTCCTGATACTGTTGGAGTATTAGTTCCAACAACCACAAGGAAACTTATAAATATATTGATGGATAATCTTAAACTTCCAATTAGTGTTCATTTCCATAATGATTTTGGTTTAGCTGTAGCCAACTCTCTTGTAGCTATTGAATCTGGAGCTAGTCAAGCTCATGTAACTGTTAATGGAATTGGTGAAAGGGGTGGTAATGCATCTCTTGAAGAACTTGCAGTTACACTTAAAGTTGCTTATGGCATGGATTTAGATATTGATACTACTCAACTATATAATGTTTCTGACTTTGTGTCAAAAATTACTGGTATTAAAATGCCTCCAAATAAACCAATTGTTGGAGAAAATGCATTTGCACATGAATCTGGAATTCATGTTCATGGAATACTGCAAAATGCAGCTACTTATGAACCAATATCTCCAGAAATCGTTGGACACTCAAGAAAAATAGCCCTTGGAAAACATACTGGTGCAAATTCTTTAAGAGCAAAATTAGATGAATATAACATAAAAATGGATGAAGATCAATTTTGTACTGTTTATGATCAAGTTAAAGATCTTGGTGATAAAGGAAAATGTCTTACAGATGCCGACTTAAAAGCTATTGCAGTAACAGTCCTTGGAAAAACAAAAGAAGAAGCTGTAAAGTTAGTTGGATTATCAGTTAGTTCTGGTTCTGGAAAAACTGTTTCACCTACAGCTACTGTTAAATTGAATATTAATGGTGAAGAAAAAGAAACATCTTCTATTGGTGTAGGGCCAGTTGATGCTGCATTAAATGCTATTCAAAATTTAGTCAAAGGAACTACAAATATTGAATTGGAAGAATATAATATTGAAGCTATCACTGGTGGTACTGATGCATTAGCTGAAGTATTCG is from Methanobrevibacter sp. TMH8 and encodes:
- a CDS encoding flavodoxin family protein, coding for MFIVGISGSPRKKATEHVLSKALADLNEKGFETELFSVRGKKIAPCLHCDYCLKKKVCINKDDMFEVYDLFRKADGFIMASPMYNGSISAQIKAIMDRCRALGAEDVNMHKGKIGMSIAVGGDRAGGQELAIQQINTFYILSGIIPVSGGPFGANLGASFWSQDTLEGVKEDEYGFKTLNKTLKRFIEFLNKYGED
- a CDS encoding zinc ribbon domain-containing protein codes for the protein MDIEFCQSCGMPMNDNDYGTNVDGTTNKDYCNHCYDNGEFTSDRTMDDMINFCAPKMAENTGIDESEARKIMEEMFPNLKRWKNNK
- a CDS encoding DUF63 family protein, whose amino-acid sequence is MAIESNIIDFLSTYFFSGYTIFNTLIYGIILVVAIFGIIKIFEHYKINPTDLIFPLIPFIFLGSGVRALVDNGIYPYTWALITPGIYFIVGGAAIVTLIFSIYLQKWKDIDFRYTIFIIGLIIAIPNLININQLNLIVIAQILLIWGLITAAFIIVGKFWPLFYHNSYNGKINLSIISAHLFDASTTFMAVDYYGYFEQHVIPNSIYNLTGTAITMFPLKIIVICLALYLIDKYVDDEIIAGTLKLAIFVLGLAPGVRNFLSLAIGTAF
- a CDS encoding 2-isopropylmalate synthase codes for the protein MQINNIEIPKSELNLPKTIKLFDTTLRDGEQAPGVALTVDEKIQIAQKLDNLGVNTIEYGFPAVSEGERNAAKQINDLGLNANICGLARVLKNDIDALLDCDLSYVHTFIGTSPLHREYKLKISKEEVLDKAISAVEYAKDHGITVEFSAEDSTRTEEDFLLEVYKAIESAGADVINVPDTVGVLVPTTTRKLINILMDNLKLPISVHFHNDFGLAVANSLVAIESGASQAHVTVNGIGERGGNASLEELAVTLKVAYGMDLDIDTTQLYNVSDFVSKITGIKMPPNKPIVGENAFAHESGIHVHGILQNAATYEPISPEIVGHSRKIALGKHTGANSLRAKLDEYNIKMDEDQFCTVYDQVKDLGDKGKCLTDADLKAIAVTVLGKTKEEAVKLVGLSVSSGSGKTVSPTATVKLNINGEEKETSSIGVGPVDAALNAIQNLVKGTTNIELEEYNIEAITGGTDALAEVFVITSDEEGNKATGRATREDVIMASVDAVLNSINKILMIKEAK
- a CDS encoding DUF1786 domain-containing protein, which produces MKILAIDIGAGTQDILFYNTEKELENSIKLVLPSPPVIIVDKIKKQTNLGNNLYFDGTIMGGGKIKGAILAHIGAGYEVVMEENSARTIKDDLKVVENLGIEIVEEDSYIYSPKYSNYSKITLRDINIDELSSIISQFDINFNFDEIAVAAQDHGFSEKMGDRDFRFEKIRERLSEPLAVEEFAFNGNIPDYFSRMKAIEKSLEGFNPILMDSKFASVCGASMDPEVAKLNSYVVMDIGNGHTMAASIEDGKIQGVFEHHTSSLTPEKIENLIEKLVQGTITHEEVHKDNGHGAHVINPISKVEKVVVTGPRRNIIEQTKLDYYNASPGGDVMMTGPVGLIKAVEYLK
- a CDS encoding flippase — translated: MSKLARGSFLILIGNIIFRFGGYIYRFLMAALLGPASYGILGLTLPFQGIFQVLAAGGLPPAIAKYVSQYSALEEDELTRQTIYTSLKIMIFLGLFFGLIMVFFVAPYLAYDFFSKPEALLPLQAVGLITPFSVIVGAFRGAFQGVYKMEYILYTRAVEQVFMILFATALVILGMSAFGAVLGSVIGFALSALSSVIIFKKYMWKYIPQPSTDFKFPLKKELDLAKQLVTFSIPVTVTALAEMAIYSVCTIIMGKFLVADLIGYFVAADPIARLPLIISTSIATTILPASSAAFSTKDQGLLNKYVSQAYKYGMILVVPICIGIAMFAKTIMSTVYFTNSDYALGAMALSILVIGMTFYSLFTISASIIQGIGNPRIPMYVLIGGTALTVVLGWFMIPAFGIEGGALATTISSFAMMIPILIITFRLTKVNPPVTFFGKLAISSAIMALFILLLPQNIVGLVLGIVFCPIIYFIVLTLLKTFTPEDIQGVRRFSNKLGPFSSLLNKILDIMGRFA
- a CDS encoding PHP domain-containing protein gives rise to the protein MKLDPHIHSIYSGDARSKPKDIIKQASFLGLDAIAISDHNSVEGSKIAIELSKNIDNLLIVPSIEISSSEGHILGFGVEKVIPRDLSPVETVERIHDQGGLAIVPHPFSSYRDGLFFNNRKAIEKLTNPDYSNDSSDNNYDNLKIDGVEVLNARYIIGYSNYKSNKLAEKSNLAKIGSSDSHFLDSIGNCYTEIKNIDSEPTIDDIIEAIKSKDTIAKGTRTSNKLILKEVFNKKIRRIY